The Candidatus Methylomirabilota bacterium genome includes a region encoding these proteins:
- a CDS encoding amidohydrolase family protein, with translation MISETPLPTRLVSNEEFPPLPQTAAQREVEDRILAEAERLAPRLGLSRRDFLRTSGGMATSLLAMNAVFGRFFDVLPVEAAEAAAFQERAGAPYFIFDVQVHYVGDKYDPQDEEASRKGAVSKGNLLALRRRARRLNPKLESDKGTLTDLSWQNFVKEVFFDSETSIGLISTPPGPHPQEAVVPPKEMTHIRDEINRITQSRRMLAHGLVTPQLGQADLDFMDMQAATLKVDAWKAYTGAPPKGFNHGWFVDDEKIGYPMLERARKLGVKRFCAHKGLPLGPVADYNHPRDLIKAARDFPDIDFLVYHAGLLNVTAPKPTGEIPWTTEFCQMKKKEPALKNIYMELGSTFGQLVTTNPTACAHLLGQIIDAFGADHVLWGTDSIWYGTPQWQIEAFRRFEIPEALITRHQYTPLSRAVKEQIFGLNAARVFGVDVNAKRNEIPKDYLSRMKMAYLDEGATPSHRWYGWVTG, from the coding sequence ATGATCAGCGAGACGCCGCTCCCCACTCGGCTCGTCTCGAACGAGGAGTTCCCGCCGCTGCCGCAGACGGCGGCGCAGCGTGAGGTCGAGGACCGCATCCTGGCCGAGGCGGAGCGGCTGGCCCCGCGGCTCGGCCTCAGCCGCCGGGATTTCCTGAGAACGAGCGGCGGGATGGCGACGTCGCTCCTGGCCATGAACGCGGTCTTCGGCCGGTTCTTCGACGTGCTTCCCGTCGAAGCCGCCGAGGCGGCCGCGTTCCAAGAGCGCGCCGGCGCGCCGTACTTCATCTTCGACGTGCAGGTCCACTACGTCGGTGACAAGTACGATCCCCAAGACGAGGAAGCCTCACGCAAGGGCGCGGTCAGCAAGGGCAACCTGCTCGCCCTGCGGCGGCGGGCCCGCCGGCTGAACCCCAAGCTGGAATCCGATAAGGGCACGCTGACCGATCTCTCGTGGCAGAACTTCGTCAAGGAGGTGTTCTTCGACAGCGAGACATCGATCGGGCTCATCTCCACACCGCCCGGACCCCATCCGCAAGAAGCGGTGGTGCCGCCCAAGGAGATGACGCACATCCGTGACGAGATCAACCGCATCACGCAGTCACGCCGGATGCTCGCTCACGGGCTGGTGACGCCGCAGCTCGGCCAGGCCGATCTCGACTTCATGGACATGCAGGCGGCCACGCTCAAGGTCGACGCCTGGAAGGCCTATACGGGGGCGCCGCCCAAGGGGTTCAACCACGGCTGGTTCGTCGACGACGAAAAGATCGGCTACCCGATGCTCGAGCGGGCCCGCAAGCTCGGGGTCAAGCGCTTCTGCGCCCACAAGGGCCTGCCCCTGGGGCCGGTGGCCGACTACAACCACCCGCGCGACCTCATCAAGGCCGCCAGGGACTTCCCGGACATCGACTTCCTCGTCTACCACGCGGGCTTGCTCAACGTGACCGCGCCCAAGCCGACGGGCGAGATCCCCTGGACCACCGAGTTCTGCCAGATGAAGAAGAAGGAGCCGGCCCTGAAGAACATCTACATGGAGCTCGGCTCCACCTTCGGCCAGCTCGTCACCACCAACCCCACCGCCTGCGCCCACCTGCTCGGCCAGATCATCGACGCCTTCGGCGCCGATCACGTGCTGTGGGGCACCGACTCGATCTGGTATGGGACGCCTCAGTGGCAGATCGAAGCGTTCCGCCGCTTCGAGATCCCCGAGGCGCTGATCACCCGGCACCAGTACACACCGCTCAGCCGCGCCGTGAAGGAGCAGATCTTCGGGCTGAACGCCGCGCGCGTCTTCGGTGTGGACGTGAACGCCAAGCGCAACGAGATTCCCAAGGACTACCTGAGCCGGATGAAGATGGCCTATCTCGACGAGGGGGCCACGCCCAGCCACCGCTGGTACGGCTGGGTCACCGGCTGA
- a CDS encoding LLM class flavin-dependent oxidoreductase, with protein sequence MQAWYLNENPYPFVPQHVLDSVDSVRASLPNLYCDPRVAADLFQEALDECLLCDDIGINVVSNEHHAGINCLYGASPLILGILARQTSRVRILSLGTLITVREDPVRVAEEYATADVISRGRLDIGFVKSGGTEMASGNANPVGIVERFWEAIDLILKALTHQDGPFSWEGKHFTHRHVNIWPRPWQQPHPPLWAATGDPDTSAELGRRGMINVLVFRGVEGTQRAWAAYRQARAAAGLPAPRPDRFGYTAFVYTGDTDEEGIRVGSKLLWFLNTSLKSAPQYSKFLPGQTPPELAPPLYRTKPVPGAGPARVAPASRNAAALVGIDAEQAIARGLMFAGNPDTVYRQIMEFQEKVGRFEHLIMASRSGFMTHAEAEKGLKLFAKEVLPRLPE encoded by the coding sequence ATGCAGGCCTGGTACCTGAACGAGAATCCCTATCCCTTCGTCCCGCAGCATGTGCTGGACAGCGTGGATTCCGTGCGGGCCAGCCTGCCCAACCTGTACTGCGATCCCCGGGTCGCGGCCGACTTGTTTCAGGAGGCGCTGGACGAGTGTCTGCTGTGCGACGACATCGGGATCAACGTCGTCTCCAACGAGCACCACGCCGGGATCAATTGCCTCTACGGAGCGAGCCCGCTGATCCTGGGCATCCTCGCCCGGCAGACGAGCCGCGTGCGGATCCTGAGCCTGGGCACCCTCATCACCGTTCGGGAAGACCCGGTACGCGTGGCCGAGGAATACGCCACCGCCGACGTGATCTCGCGCGGGCGCCTGGACATCGGCTTCGTCAAGTCCGGCGGCACCGAGATGGCGTCGGGCAACGCGAATCCCGTGGGGATCGTGGAGCGCTTCTGGGAGGCGATCGACCTGATCCTCAAGGCCCTGACCCACCAGGACGGGCCGTTCAGCTGGGAGGGCAAGCACTTCACCCATCGGCACGTGAACATCTGGCCGCGGCCCTGGCAGCAGCCCCACCCGCCGCTGTGGGCGGCGACGGGCGATCCGGACACATCGGCCGAGCTGGGCCGCCGCGGGATGATCAACGTGCTCGTCTTCCGTGGCGTGGAGGGCACGCAGCGCGCGTGGGCCGCCTATCGGCAGGCCCGGGCCGCCGCCGGCCTGCCCGCGCCGAGGCCTGACCGGTTCGGCTACACGGCCTTCGTCTACACCGGCGACACCGACGAGGAGGGCATCCGCGTCGGCAGCAAGCTCCTCTGGTTCCTCAACACCAGCCTCAAGTCGGCGCCGCAGTATTCCAAGTTCCTGCCCGGGCAGACGCCACCGGAGCTGGCGCCTCCGCTCTACCGCACGAAGCCGGTGCCCGGCGCGGGGCCGGCCCGCGTCGCCCCGGCCAGCCGCAACGCCGCCGCCCTCGTCGGCATCGACGCCGAGCAGGCCATCGCGCGCGGGCTGATGTTCGCCGGCAATCCCGACACCGTGTACCGGCAGATCATGGAGTTTCAGGAGAAGGTGGGCCGTTTCGAGCACCTGATAATGGCCAGCCGGTCGGGCTTCATGACCCACGCGGAGGCGGAAAAAGGCCTGAAGCTCTTCGCCAAGGAAGTGCTGCCCCGCCTCCCGGAGTAG
- a CDS encoding alpha/beta hydrolase has protein sequence MTTAKRAPGADRLAVHDLELEVVRRGAGRPLLLLHGLQTVSRRAPFLDLLGQHAEVIAPSHPGFGQSARPDDFTTIYDLVHLYLAVLEQLGPRPVTLVGLSFGGWLAAEIAATCRHRLDRLVLVDPIGIKISDRETRDILDVFNTSPAEVQRRSWHDAGKWAPDFDAMSDDEVITYHRNREALCLYAWHPCLYNPQLRRWLSRISAPTLVLWGASDRVVTPAYGHAYADAIPGARLEVIEDAGHHPEIEQSERFVERVVAFLRE, from the coding sequence ATGACGACGGCGAAGCGGGCGCCGGGCGCCGACCGGCTCGCGGTGCACGACCTCGAGCTCGAGGTCGTGCGCCGCGGCGCCGGCCGTCCTCTCCTGCTGCTGCACGGCTTGCAGACGGTCTCTCGTCGCGCGCCGTTTCTTGACTTGCTGGGCCAGCACGCCGAGGTCATCGCGCCCTCGCACCCGGGATTCGGTCAGTCGGCCCGGCCCGACGACTTCACCACGATCTATGACCTGGTCCACCTCTATCTCGCGGTGCTGGAGCAGCTCGGCCCCCGGCCGGTGACGCTGGTGGGATTGTCGTTCGGGGGATGGCTCGCGGCGGAGATCGCGGCGACATGTCGTCATCGGCTGGACCGGCTCGTCCTGGTCGACCCTATCGGCATCAAGATCAGCGACCGCGAGACCCGCGACATCCTCGACGTCTTCAACACGTCGCCGGCCGAAGTGCAGCGGCGGAGCTGGCACGATGCCGGCAAGTGGGCGCCCGACTTCGATGCGATGTCCGACGACGAAGTGATCACGTACCACCGCAACCGGGAAGCCCTGTGCCTCTACGCCTGGCATCCGTGCCTCTACAATCCCCAGCTCCGGCGCTGGCTGTCCCGGATCTCGGCGCCCACGCTGGTGCTCTGGGGCGCCAGTGATCGCGTGGTGACGCCGGCCTACGGCCACGCGTACGCCGACGCGATCCCGGGCGCGCGGCTCGAAGTCATCGAGGACGCGGGCCACCATCCCGAGATCGAGCAATCCGAGCGGTTCGTCGAGCGCGTCGTCGCCTTCCTGAGGGAGTGA
- a CDS encoding LLM class flavin-dependent oxidoreductase: MKTDVLLIPMSARYADMRAAACAAEAAGFDGLWTWDHLRDPDGDGGPGVPEAWTVLSALAEVTQRIALGPLVLNVANRHPGVLANMAATLQAVSRGRLLLGLGAGGSRHTPYAVEQEVLGTTVDRDDVRARRVVEAIGLMRRLWSGEHGFLRPDPAPPIIVGGFGPRMATIAGAHADGFNTQALHPQLGDLVRRARDAHAAAGRDASTFLITVFAGLEERWLQADTRARHLLERVGVDRLILLVPPPFDVERIRRAGLLLATARPTAAG, translated from the coding sequence ATGAAGACGGACGTGCTGCTCATCCCGATGAGCGCCCGCTACGCCGACATGCGCGCCGCCGCTTGCGCCGCCGAAGCGGCCGGCTTCGACGGCCTGTGGACGTGGGATCATCTCCGCGATCCCGACGGCGACGGAGGTCCGGGCGTGCCCGAGGCGTGGACGGTCCTCTCCGCGCTCGCCGAAGTCACCCAGCGGATTGCGCTGGGCCCGCTCGTGCTCAACGTGGCGAACCGCCACCCGGGCGTGCTGGCGAACATGGCGGCGACGCTGCAGGCGGTGTCGCGCGGCCGTCTGCTCCTGGGGCTGGGCGCCGGGGGAAGCCGCCACACGCCCTACGCCGTGGAACAGGAAGTCCTGGGGACGACCGTCGACCGCGACGACGTCCGCGCGCGACGCGTGGTCGAGGCCATCGGCCTCATGCGGCGGCTCTGGTCCGGGGAGCACGGGTTTCTGCGGCCCGATCCGGCACCGCCCATCATCGTGGGTGGCTTCGGGCCGAGGATGGCGACCATCGCCGGCGCCCATGCCGATGGATTCAACACGCAGGCGCTCCACCCCCAGCTCGGCGATCTCGTCCGCCGCGCGCGGGATGCCCATGCCGCAGCGGGGCGTGACGCCTCGACGTTTCTCATCACCGTCTTCGCAGGACTGGAGGAGCGCTGGCTCCAGGCCGACACGCGCGCCCGGCACCTGCTCGAGCGCGTCGGCGTCGATCGGCTGATCCTGCTCGTCCCGCCGCCCTTCGACGTCGAGCGCATCCGCCGGGCGGGGCTGCTGCTCGCCACCGCCCGGCCGACGGCGGCGGGCTAA
- a CDS encoding CopD family protein → MIAFLLVWLRAAGLVGQALALGAVVFALVVLRRGREPASAPAVARTLVLAAAGAALAAVSQTAVLVTMAAGLADEAGWPIGALLGSTVGIAALIRVGLACLAVVGALALRRAPDSGGRSVLLLVTTLLLALTGALASHATGRVDGRVWLWSLTGLHHVAAGAWLGGVMCAAVLGVCSPTHHPERWLHRFSTLAAAAVAGLALTGMTLALVYVGTAEAAIGTSYGAMVLTKLVIFAALLTMGALNHHAVHGRLRLPPWRAQPPASIAPALVLRRRLEVEAGLALVAIALAASLGSAPPASDVTTDRATPEEVRRIFTPQWPRLQTPSAAELAAASDLADPKAPRQPVNTQWSEFGHHVAGVFVLAMGLLATLERTGRAPWARHWPLLLIPLTGFITWSMDPEGWQTGTVGFWEQLLDPEVLQHRLLLVVTGAFAVAEWRVRSGRHPRSPWRFVFPLACICGGVLLLAHVHQVNNPKTGFFMELTHLPLGLTALLAGWARWLELRLAPAHTSWSGRLWAPALVVFGLLLVFYREA, encoded by the coding sequence CGTGCTTCGCAGGGGCCGTGAGCCCGCGTCAGCCCCCGCGGTCGCCCGGACGCTCGTGCTCGCGGCCGCCGGCGCCGCGCTCGCCGCGGTCAGCCAGACCGCGGTGCTCGTCACGATGGCGGCCGGTCTGGCCGACGAGGCTGGCTGGCCCATCGGGGCGCTGCTCGGCTCGACGGTGGGCATCGCCGCGCTGATCCGCGTCGGCCTGGCCTGCCTGGCCGTCGTGGGCGCGCTGGCGCTGCGTCGCGCTCCCGACTCCGGTGGGCGCAGTGTGCTGCTGCTGGTGACGACGCTGCTGCTCGCCCTGACGGGAGCTTTGGCCAGCCACGCCACCGGCCGCGTCGACGGCCGCGTGTGGCTCTGGAGCCTGACCGGCCTGCATCACGTGGCGGCCGGCGCCTGGCTGGGCGGCGTCATGTGCGCGGCCGTGCTCGGCGTCTGCAGCCCGACCCACCACCCGGAGCGGTGGCTGCACCGGTTCTCCACGCTGGCCGCGGCCGCGGTGGCCGGGCTCGCGCTGACGGGCATGACGCTGGCGCTCGTTTACGTCGGGACGGCCGAGGCCGCCATCGGTACGTCGTACGGCGCCATGGTGCTGACGAAGCTCGTCATCTTCGCGGCGCTCCTGACGATGGGCGCGCTGAATCACCACGCCGTGCACGGGCGCCTTCGCCTGCCCCCGTGGCGGGCGCAGCCGCCGGCGTCGATCGCGCCCGCGCTGGTCCTGCGCCGGCGTCTGGAGGTCGAAGCCGGGCTCGCCCTGGTGGCGATCGCGCTGGCCGCCTCGCTGGGCTCGGCCCCGCCGGCGAGCGACGTGACCACCGACCGCGCCACCCCGGAGGAGGTTCGCCGCATCTTCACGCCACAGTGGCCGCGCTTGCAGACGCCGAGCGCCGCCGAGCTGGCCGCCGCGTCGGACCTCGCCGACCCCAAGGCACCCCGCCAGCCCGTGAACACGCAGTGGTCGGAGTTCGGCCACCACGTCGCCGGCGTGTTCGTGCTCGCCATGGGCCTGCTGGCCACGCTGGAGCGGACGGGCCGGGCGCCGTGGGCGCGGCATTGGCCGCTGCTGCTCATCCCGCTCACCGGCTTCATTACCTGGAGCATGGATCCCGAAGGATGGCAGACGGGAACGGTGGGGTTCTGGGAGCAGCTGCTCGATCCGGAAGTCTTGCAGCACCGACTGCTGCTGGTCGTGACGGGGGCGTTCGCCGTGGCCGAGTGGCGGGTGCGCAGCGGGCGCCATCCCAGGTCGCCGTGGCGCTTCGTGTTTCCGCTCGCCTGCATCTGCGGGGGCGTGCTGCTGCTGGCCCACGTCCACCAGGTGAACAACCCCAAGACCGGCTTCTTCATGGAGCTCACGCATCTGCCGCTCGGGCTCACCGCCCTGCTGGCCGGCTGGGCCCGCTGGCTGGAATTGCGGCTGGCGCCGGCGCACACTTCCTGGTCTGGACGTCTCTGGGCTCCGGCCCTGGTCGTCTTCGGCCTGTTACTGGTGTTCTACCGCGAGGCCTGA